The Vitis vinifera cultivar Pinot Noir 40024 chromosome 8, ASM3070453v1 genome segment TCCAACTCAAACCCTAGAAACCATACATTGAATACGTAAACAGAGGGTACCCcacaaaaagaaattatcaaaattgactgtgaaacaaaggaaaaaaaacttcgACAAATAAGCATAAACGACAactccgtttggttgctgagaaaatgtggcGAAAGACAAGGATTTTGAAATGTTGAAGTTAGGATTAAAAAAGACATTAAACTCCACTAAACAAAGCGTAATACAATTGTTTGCCTCGTTGGACTTGAAACCCATTTTCTAGTCAACCAAACAGAGTGTAAAAATAACTATTCAACAATGCCAAGGGAAAAAACCTCGAGTCTTTAAGTTTCGAACCCTGCTGGGAAAATGTCCGAAAACAATACAACATTGCTCTATCCgcttcacattttttttcccccGACAAAGCAAAGCAACTATTTACCACTTTGCTTCAGCTATCTGAATTTTCCAATTTATAGAAACGAATACATGATTAAAAATGAGACTCAAAAACCAGCATTTTCGTGACATTTTCCTGCACTATCTAGGCAGCCAAACATAGTAAAGAAGAAGGAATTGATAAATAGTACCTGTTCTCAACACTGGATTAGCCGTTGGGTtggaaatgaaaagaaacaagGAGAGCGCAGCTCAAAGATCAACAACGAAACTTCCCATCTTCTCCAGAAACCCTAGAAATGCTAGGTGGACACATATGTAGTGTCGCAAGGAAGATGGCGACCACGTGGAGTGCTCTTGGTCGTCTGATATTTGAGATGGTGAGAGTCGGGAAGAGGAAAGGCGATGTCCTCAAGACTGTATTTTGAGTTAAAAGAcactaaaataaaaactctatCTGTCATATTCAattccattttttcaaaaaataaaaaataaaaattgaagtccGTGCATTCccttatttattgatttttttatttttatttttacatatgaaACATTTGGTATTTATTATTGAAACAAAGGCTggactggaaaaaaaaaaaattatatatgacttatgataaataattattaagaaaatagtaCAGGTAGTAATGTACAATCGTGTTGTTTATCTGCTACAATCTGTCAATCACCAGTGATTGATGGCCATGGTTGTTGAAAAGCTTAGATGAATTTTGGGGCACGTCATGAATGATTTTCATATTGAGAATTCCTCACCGACGGGGTAACTCTTTATCTTACTCATATTCAACTTCCAGTCACGTATCAGCTTGTGCCTTTCTGAGATTTACCTTGTTTATTAAACTGTAGAGGCTGCTCATATTAACATCTCCCATACCCATCCCTAAAGCAAACAAGGAATTATAAGCCCCTATGAAAAGCACTCTACCGGGGACACGTCATCCCTAAGTTTGACCCTTCTGGCTCTTGAGGGAATGCATGAACAACTAAACCATCATGGCATCTACACCACCTAGACATATGTTAGAAGCCTTAGCATCTCTCTTCCAAAGCACACCCCACGCACACACATCCCCACACTCTTAAGTGAGTGGGTGGGCGCATTGGAGCCGTTCAATGCCTAACACTTACAATATGGTATGCATTTGAAAAACCATACAGAGGGTACCTGCTCATTACCTACCTATTTTCTCATATAGGGGAGGCACTAACTTGGTTGTCCTTGTGTTTTAAGTGTGAAAGAAACTGAGACATGGATGTATGATTATTTAGAAGAGAGTACATGATGGGGTTCAGACATCAAATAAATGGTGGCAATGCATGTCTATACCAGCCTCGGTCGCTCTCACAGTCTCACTCTTCCCATATCCATGAAGAAGCTGAATTGAACAATGACGACTCCGCGCACCTTGATTGCACAAGGCCTATATCTAGAAagtacaaaagaaaacatagaCAAAATGTTTCTTCAATTAACCATTTGAAATTCTGAAACACAGATTCCAAACAAAAGGTCATTCATCTTGTTGCTCAATGTTATTTCTGTAATGAGAAAAGATGCACAATAAGGCAAATTTGAATGACATATTATGTGTCTGTGTATTCCTCGGTTCAAGTTCACCTTGCATCCTTGCCTCCATTGCGACTTCTATTAGAGAGCCATCCTGTGTAGTTCAGACCTTCTGATTAGTTGCTTTCTCTTACGATAAGCTATTCTTGCGCCGTCTGAAATCTATTAGTCACCCTTTGGAGTGGCACTTTCACTGTGGTTACCATTAAATTTCGGTGGAGAAGCTTCTTCAGGCAACTGCACTGTCTTTCCCATACCTATAGCTTTTTTGAGCCGGCGATTTCCACATTTAGGTACTTCTTTCCCAGGTTTTTGAATGGGTCTCTGGTTCTTCCTGATGATCTTCATTGCCAGTGACTTCAATGGAACTGAAACATCAAGGGGCACAAGCACTTCTTCCAACTCATGCCACTCAAGATCTTCAAAGTCACCGTCTTCATATACCACCCTGTACCAACCTGCTTCCTTGTCAAACTGGGTCACCACCCCAGAATAGTACTGCCCTCCAAACAACTTTCGAACTTCTCTTCCTTCCAACCATTCACCAAAAACTGTCTCTTGGTGTGATCCCGTGTCACTTATAGTATCACAGTGAACCAGAGAGCCGTCATTTGAAGATACATCCGGAACCCCATTAATAACAATGGCAGGCTCTCCAGAAATCTCAAAAACCCCAGTTGGCAAAGTCTCAAATTCCTGCTCTTTGCTTTGGTTTTCCATCGTACCGCCCAACCCTAAAGTTTGCAAATAGAATTTACAAAAActatataaataagaaattattcGTGATCTTCCCAACAAGTTTGATAGATTGAAGCATCAACAAGCAACCCAGCCAACAGTAATAAGCAATTATCATTACatagaaaatgatttctttcaattctatggatttttttttttttcaaatatgcattttttatcttatatttttcaacATATTTTGGATTCTTTTCATTGCAGAGAAACATGAAGCCCAATAATTGTCAAGAATCAGGAACTGAAGGACATGATTTCTAGCACGATACTCTCTGTCAAGACTTGCCCTCCGTGACCTTTGTTTCAGATAAAGCCCATAATCTTCATCCTAGCCTTAATTTGTGGGGGAATGACAAACATAAGATTTAAATCAAACTCGaattcaaacaaacaaacaaacaaacaaaaacacccATCTTGTGATCCAGGAAACTTTGAATCACTGAATGTTAAATACCCTTTCCTTAATTCTTATCTTCCATACGCATCAGAAATCATACTCTTCCTACCCATGAGGTCTACCTATACAATTTCATCCAATCGAACTGAAGATAGACGATAGATTGTCCTCAAGGTTGATGATGAGATACCCATCAAGGTAAAttataaagaacaaaaaagaaagagaaaaaaaagaaagagaaaaaaaattagagggaATTCTTTCTCGGAAGGTATTTCCAGTGGAAACAAACGGAGCGCAAGACAGAAATGTGAATTGCTGAAAGAgggtaaaagaaagaaatcggGTAAACCCACCTGGAATCATCGGTGTTGAGTGATTTCTTAGGTGCAATGTGAACGGGCGGGAGTAGCGGTTAGGGTTTTGAACGGTCCATCTCTAACATATCAACTAAATTCCCCCGTGAGAAAACGATTGACGAAAACAAAGAGTAAGGCGGTGGAGTTAACGGTAGGATAGTTAGTCACCCTTCCTCAAGCTCAAAGGCATGTTGTCTACCCTCGAATTTGCAAACTTTCTGTATCTCTGTCTTTCCTCGCCTGTAACCCCAGCAAGTTGAAATGAAGGCTATGCCTGCCATACTACTCCTAAAACTTAAGCCCTCAAATTTTAGATCAATAAGAACATTAAATGCCACCATTAATAAACACGTGGTAATATGCATAGTCATTAAATCAAGTATTAGCCTTTGATTTGTATCGAACGGCAATGATCACGCCACTTCACACCAATGGGGTTCAGTGATCCTGGCTCCTCTTTTCTAGTCAGTAGAATATAAGTAGGAAAGCCTTTCCCTTTACGGTGTTGTTAACGGCATGAATGAGGCTCACAAAGtttcttcaaattcaaatatcgCCCACTCCCAACGGTGGAATCCACCACTGTCTACAAAACCTCTGCAGCGTCAATGGACTCGACTATGGCGCTTTCGGCCGTCTCATCCAACACTGCAGCGACCACCGCCTCCTGCGTCAGGCCAAGCAGCTTCACGCCCGCATCGTTCTGTCGTCTCTTACGCCTGACAACTTCCTTGCTTCAAAGCTCATCACTTTTTACTCGAAGTCCAATCATCTTTATGAAGCGCACAAGGTGTTCGATAAAATTCTTGACAAGAACATCTTTTCTTGGAACGCTATGCTCATTGGGTACTCCATTCATAACATGCATGTGCACACGCTTAATCTGTTATCGTCTCTGCTGCCGTCTTATTCCCTCACTCTGAAACCTGATAATTTCACGATCACTTGTGTTTTAAAGGCGCTATCGGTTTTATTTCCTGACTCAATCTTGGCTAAGGAGGTTCAATGCTTTGTTTTACGGCATGGATTTGATTCGGATATCTTTGTTGTCAATGCTCTGATTACCTACTACTCGAGATGTGATGAATATGGTATAGCGAGAATTTTGTTTGATAGGATGCATGACAGAGATATTGTATCATGGAATTCGATGATTGCGGGCTATTCACAGGGTGGGTTTTATGAAGATTGCAAGGAGTTGTATAGAAAAATGCTAGATTCAACAGGGTTGAGACCAAATGGCGTAACAGTGGTCAGTGTTTTGCAGGCCTGTGCACAGACAAATGATCTCGTTTTTGGGATGAAAGTTCACCAGTTTATAATTGAAAGAAAGGTTGAGATGGATGTTTCAGCCCATAATTCGCTTATTGGGTTATATGCGAAATGTGGGAGCTTGGATTATGCTCGAGAATTATTTAATGAGATGAGTAACAAGGATGAAGTCACTTACGGGTCAATTGTATCTGGGTACATGACTCATGGGTTTGTTGACAAAGCCATGGATCTTTTTCGGGAAATGAAAAACCCAAGATTGAGTACATGGAATGCTGTGATTTCAGGACTGGTTCAGAACAACTGCAATGAGGGCATTTTGGAATTAGTTCAAGAGATGCAGGAATTTGGGTTTAGGCCAAATGCTGTGACGCTTTCTAGTATTCTTCctacattttcttgtttttcaaatCTTAAAGGAGGGAAAGCAATTCATGCGTATGCTATTAGGAATGGTTATGCTCATAATATTTATGTGGCAACTTCCATTATTGATGCTTATGCAAAATTAGGATTTCTTCGTGGGGCACAATGGGTTTTCGATCAATCAAAGGATAGGAGCTTGATAGTTTGGACAGCAATAATCTCAGCATATTCAGCCCATGGAGATGCTAATGCAGCCCTTAGGTTGTTTGGTGATATGCTGAGTAATGGAACTCAGCCTGACCCTGTCACTTTCACTGCAGTGTTAGCAGCTTGTGCCCATTCTGGGATGGTCAATGAAGCTTGGAAGATATTTGATGAGATGTTTCTAAAATATGGCTTTCAGCCCTGTGTTGAACATTATGCTTGCATGGTAGGAGTTCTAAGCCGAGCTGGAATGCTCTCTGAAGCAGCAGAATTCATTTGTAAAATGCCAATTGAACCAAATGCCAAAGTTTGGGGTGCACTGCTCAATGGGGTTTCAGTTTCTGGTGATGTTGAACTTGGGAAGTTTGTTTGTGATCATTTGTTCAATATGGAGCCTGAAAACACAGGTAATTATGTCATTATGGCAAATTTATACTCACAAGCTGGGAGATGGGAAGAAGCTGAAAATATTAgggagaagatgaagaaaattGGTTTGAAGAAGATCCCAGGAACAAGTTGGATTGAAACAAGTGGAGGGTTACGAAGCTTTATAGCTAGGGATGTATCAAGTGAAAGATCTGAAGAGATATATGGGATGCTGGAAGGGTTGCTTGGGTTGATGAGAGAAGAAGGGTACACTTTGCAGGATGAGCTTGATGAGGAGTGTGCTTATATTTGAGCA includes the following:
- the LOC100261849 gene encoding pentatricopeptide repeat-containing protein At2g37310 codes for the protein MRLTKFLQIQISPTPNGGIHHCLQNLCSVNGLDYGAFGRLIQHCSDHRLLRQAKQLHARIVLSSLTPDNFLASKLITFYSKSNHLYEAHKVFDKILDKNIFSWNAMLIGYSIHNMHVHTLNLLSSLLPSYSLTLKPDNFTITCVLKALSVLFPDSILAKEVQCFVLRHGFDSDIFVVNALITYYSRCDEYGIARILFDRMHDRDIVSWNSMIAGYSQGGFYEDCKELYRKMLDSTGLRPNGVTVVSVLQACAQTNDLVFGMKVHQFIIERKVEMDVSAHNSLIGLYAKCGSLDYARELFNEMSNKDEVTYGSIVSGYMTHGFVDKAMDLFREMKNPRLSTWNAVISGLVQNNCNEGILELVQEMQEFGFRPNAVTLSSILPTFSCFSNLKGGKAIHAYAIRNGYAHNIYVATSIIDAYAKLGFLRGAQWVFDQSKDRSLIVWTAIISAYSAHGDANAALRLFGDMLSNGTQPDPVTFTAVLAACAHSGMVNEAWKIFDEMFLKYGFQPCVEHYACMVGVLSRAGMLSEAAEFICKMPIEPNAKVWGALLNGVSVSGDVELGKFVCDHLFNMEPENTGNYVIMANLYSQAGRWEEAENIREKMKKIGLKKIPGTSWIETSGGLRSFIARDVSSERSEEIYGMLEGLLGLMREEGYTLQDELDEECAYI
- the LOC104880043 gene encoding dirigent protein 17; translation: MIPGLGGTMENQSKEQEFETLPTGVFEISGEPAIVINGVPDVSSNDGSLVHCDTISDTGSHQETVFGEWLEGREVRKLFGGQYYSGVVTQFDKEAGWYRVVYEDGDFEDLEWHELEEVLVPLDVSVPLKSLAMKIIRKNQRPIQKPGKEVPKCGNRRLKKAIGMGKTVQLPEEASPPKFNGNHSESATPKGD